Proteins from a genomic interval of Pirellulales bacterium:
- a CDS encoding PP2C family serine/threonine-protein phosphatase, with the protein MPAPAREWREAIDYAAISDVGLRRANNQDSYVTVVSPEEIDWLRRGDLFMVADGMGAHAAGELASKMATDFVSLTYFKAPDESPVDALQKAFHDANERVFGRGQSNPDFRGMGTTSSALVLLPEGAVVAHVGDSRVYRLRGNRLDQLSFDHSLVWEMQATGKLRDSEIQLNVPKNIITRSLGPYPQVQVDLEGPFAVEPGDAFLLCSDGLSGQVEDDEIGCILGALPPRDAIQTLVDLANLRGGPDNTTVIAVRVLRSLTSAGADSALGPARTRPKKDAEKIHLASWITLAVLVLVALSMAFLQKWAVAASTGVAAVLAAIFIAVQHYSIGSGGRLEGAQLGKGPYRSVQCAANVNIVERLAKVVKQLRDAAAEEGWQINWEQFNVHLTRAATATAKHDYTESVRAHCYAITSMMDQLRQQGKGKAGG; encoded by the coding sequence ATGCCTGCTCCAGCACGAGAATGGCGAGAGGCGATTGACTACGCCGCGATAAGCGACGTCGGTCTTCGTCGCGCCAACAATCAAGATTCGTACGTCACGGTCGTATCGCCTGAAGAGATCGATTGGCTGCGGCGCGGCGACCTGTTCATGGTCGCTGATGGCATGGGCGCCCACGCGGCCGGCGAGTTGGCCAGTAAGATGGCCACCGACTTCGTCTCGCTCACCTATTTCAAGGCGCCGGACGAATCCCCGGTCGACGCTCTTCAAAAAGCCTTTCACGACGCCAACGAGCGCGTCTTCGGCCGTGGGCAGAGTAATCCCGACTTTCGCGGCATGGGCACCACCAGCAGCGCCCTGGTGCTGCTGCCCGAGGGGGCCGTCGTCGCGCATGTCGGCGACAGCCGCGTCTATCGCCTGCGCGGCAACCGGCTCGATCAACTCTCCTTCGATCACAGCCTGGTCTGGGAGATGCAAGCCACGGGCAAGCTGCGCGACAGTGAAATCCAACTGAACGTTCCCAAGAACATCATCACTCGCTCGCTCGGTCCTTACCCGCAAGTGCAAGTCGACCTGGAAGGACCGTTCGCCGTCGAACCGGGAGACGCGTTCCTGCTCTGCAGTGACGGACTGTCGGGCCAGGTCGAGGACGACGAGATCGGTTGTATTCTGGGTGCGCTTCCCCCGCGCGATGCGATCCAGACGCTCGTGGACCTGGCCAACCTGCGCGGCGGGCCTGACAACACCACCGTGATCGCGGTCCGCGTCTTGCGGTCGTTGACGAGCGCCGGTGCTGATTCCGCACTCGGTCCGGCTCGCACGCGCCCCAAGAAAGATGCCGAGAAAATACATCTCGCCTCGTGGATCACTCTCGCCGTGCTGGTGCTCGTCGCGTTGTCGATGGCCTTTTTGCAGAAGTGGGCCGTCGCCGCCTCGACCGGCGTGGCCGCGGTGCTGGCCGCCATCTTCATCGCGGTGCAGCATTACTCGATCGGCTCGGGCGGCCGTCTCGAGGGAGCCCAACTCGGTAAAGGGCCGTATCGCTCGGTTCAATGCGCGGCGAATGTCAACATCGTCGAACGGCTGGCCAAGGTCGTTAAACAACTGCGCGACGCCGCGGCCGAAGAAGGCTGGCAAATCAATTGGGAGCAATTCAACGTGCATCTCACCCGCGCCGCAACGGCCACTGCCAAGCACGACTACACCGAGAGCGTCCGCGCCCACTGCTACGCCATCACCTCCATGATGGACCAACTCCGCCAACAAGGAAAGGGCAAAGCAGGCGGATGA